The following are from one region of the Phormidium sp. PBR-2020 genome:
- a CDS encoding sterol desaturase family protein, which produces MWTAIAVGILAFIFSSFVEYWVHRLMHHAARFGERHRDHHRRNEGQGVIWEFRDYVKGAAIAMVLPFAISLEVGLGWLMGALAYALFSAYAHQLQHENPSKCFWMQMPVHYVHHKYQMWHHNFGLAVDWWDYVFGTYKKVDWLSEEETQAPPRGYLELQWW; this is translated from the coding sequence ATGTGGACTGCGATCGCCGTTGGCATTTTGGCATTTATCTTTTCGAGCTTTGTGGAGTATTGGGTGCATCGCCTGATGCACCATGCCGCCCGCTTTGGGGAACGTCACCGAGATCATCACCGCCGTAACGAAGGACAAGGGGTGATTTGGGAGTTTCGGGATTACGTCAAAGGTGCCGCCATTGCCATGGTGTTGCCCTTCGCCATTTCCCTGGAGGTGGGGTTAGGTTGGCTCATGGGTGCCTTAGCCTATGCCCTCTTTTCCGCCTACGCGCACCAGTTGCAACATGAGAACCCCAGCAAATGCTTCTGGATGCAGATGCCGGTTCACTATGTCCATCATAAATATCAGATGTGGCATCATAACTTCGGTTTAGCGGTCGATTGGTGGGATTACGTCTTTGGAACCTATAAAAAGGTCGATTGGCTGAGTGAGGAGGAAACCCAAGCGCCTCCACGGGGCTATCTGGAACTGCAATGGTGGTAA
- a CDS encoding CHAT domain-containing protein, with translation MKLNCRGERPFAPRPVGCLARLSNNPIKSLQVPALSVLTLLSVTLITPKTLAEDTSALIERWQNLEIRWEQQYSEYFGVSLSDRSPEFTEMIDTLAQQSLANRQTSAILYAIPHDEELELILATSTGIAVQEWVPVTQQELLQTVANFENELINPRRRRSTAYRQLAQQLHDWLISPVSDSLEAEGIEHLIFSLGEGLRTLPMAALHDGDGFLIETYSLGRIPGYLLMDTGSRSLRNAQVLAMGASEFEDAAPLPAVPLELASIVPRLWQGQSFLNEGFTLGNLQEQRQQRDYSIIHLATHAQFQPGDADASYLQFWDQRLSLTRLRELDWQSSPVELLVLSACSTARGDLQAELGFAGLAVQSGIPTVLASLWAVSDVGTLLLMSEFYEQLKTAPTPAVALRRSQLAALRGELDFTPPPLSDNLPPGTLVGSPLPDPVEQLDVSHPYYWSAFTNIGNPW, from the coding sequence ATGAAATTAAACTGTAGGGGCGAACGGCCGTTCGCCCCCCGACCTGTGGGATGTCTAGCAAGGTTATCGAACAACCCCATAAAATCTCTACAAGTCCCTGCCCTTAGCGTCCTAACCCTGTTGAGTGTAACCCTAATCACCCCAAAAACTTTGGCAGAAGATACCAGTGCCTTAATTGAGCGTTGGCAAAATCTGGAGATACGCTGGGAACAGCAGTATTCCGAGTATTTCGGGGTCTCGTTGAGCGATCGCAGCCCCGAATTTACCGAGATGATTGACACCCTCGCCCAACAGTCCCTGGCGAATCGGCAAACCTCTGCCATTCTCTACGCCATCCCCCATGACGAGGAATTAGAACTGATTTTAGCCACCTCCACGGGCATCGCAGTACAAGAGTGGGTTCCGGTGACTCAGCAGGAACTCCTGCAAACCGTCGCCAACTTTGAAAACGAACTCATCAATCCCCGACGGCGACGCAGCACCGCCTATCGTCAATTGGCGCAACAACTCCATGATTGGCTCATCTCCCCCGTGAGCGACTCTCTGGAAGCAGAAGGGATTGAACATCTCATTTTTTCCCTGGGGGAAGGGTTGCGAACCTTACCCATGGCGGCCCTACATGACGGAGACGGGTTTTTAATTGAAACCTATAGTCTCGGTCGCATTCCCGGTTATCTTCTCATGGATACAGGCTCGCGATCGCTGCGAAATGCCCAAGTCCTGGCCATGGGAGCCTCTGAGTTTGAGGATGCCGCCCCCTTACCTGCTGTGCCTTTAGAACTCGCCTCAATTGTGCCTCGCCTCTGGCAGGGCCAGAGTTTCCTCAATGAAGGCTTTACCCTCGGGAATTTACAGGAACAACGTCAGCAACGGGATTACAGCATTATCCATCTGGCCACCCATGCCCAATTTCAACCGGGAGATGCGGACGCATCCTATCTTCAGTTTTGGGATCAACGCCTCTCCCTAACCCGACTCCGGGAGTTGGACTGGCAAAGCTCCCCAGTGGAGTTGTTAGTCTTAAGTGCCTGTTCAACGGCCCGGGGGGATCTGCAGGCGGAGTTAGGCTTTGCTGGCTTAGCGGTTCAGTCGGGGATTCCCACAGTGTTAGCCAGTCTCTGGGCTGTGAGTGATGTGGGGACACTCCTGCTGATGAGTGAGTTTTACGAGCAACTGAAAACCGCTCCCACTCCCGCCGTTGCCCTCCGTCGGAGTCAGTTGGCGGCCCTGCGCGGCGAGTTGGACTTTACCCCCCCTCCCTTGAGCGATAATTTGCCTCCCGGGACTCTGGTGGGGTCTCCGTTGCCTGATCCGGTTGAGCAATTGGATGTCTCCCATCCTTACTATTGGTCCGCCTTCACTAACATCGGAAATCCTTGGTAA